A window of the Acanthochromis polyacanthus isolate Apoly-LR-REF ecotype Palm Island chromosome 10, KAUST_Apoly_ChrSc, whole genome shotgun sequence genome harbors these coding sequences:
- the LOC110961001 gene encoding zinc finger MYM-type protein 1-like, which produces MKRLSKPSGAAFRKRRREEEEKRAQSRDALRKYLQPRQGPTVEAAAEEAASSVSQLPSPVAVSDSDSEHSSQALSRSTAVIETQLQNVDAGAVSEAPSSSTVILQTPPQTVEPEGPSTSSLNTIRQPTGAPSTSTDVCEPISAAPIDPADWPPNLSDSERTELVSRGPPVIRSDFSFPKKQDGRSCHHRHFFRLLTNGEKIKRSWLMYSKKKDSLYCFCCKLFSQKTFKLSKDGTDDWKNCGDILKTHENSKEHTNNMGSWRELESRSKKGQTIDNIEMAIIHAERRRWREVLTRLVAIIKSLAERNIALRGSTDQLNQPNNGNFLKEVELMAQFDPVLKEHIIKIEGGASHTTYLGKTIQNELIDCLSERILHAIVKEINESKYYAIILDCTPDVSHVEQLSVIIRIVSVEGTPQIKEHFLGFLEAEETTGEGLSALILKKLLQLNMTCVFLCHLGAP; this is translated from the exons ATGAAAAGGCTGTCCAAGCCTTCGGGTGCTGCTTTCAGAAAGcgaagaagagaagaggaggagaaacgggCTCAAAGTCGAG ATGCTCTGAGAAAATATCTACAGCCACGACAGGGGCCAACtgtagaagctgctgcagaagagGCAGCAAGCTCGGTCTCACAGTTACCTTCTCCTGTGGCTGTTAGTGACAGTGACAGTGAACATT CATCTCAAGCATTAAGCAGAAGCACAGCAGTGATTGAGACACAACTTCAAAATGTTGATGCTG GAGCAGTCAGTgaagcaccaagcagcagcactGTAATTCTTCAGACACCACCTCAAACGGTTGAACCAG AAGGACCCAGCACCAGCAGTCTCAATACAATCCGCCAGCCTACAGGCGCTCCATCAACATCAACAGATGTATGTGAGCCCATCTCAGCAGCCCCCATTGATCCCGCTGATTGGCCACCCAACTTGTCTGATTCAGAGAGGACTGAATTGGTTAGTCGAGGACCACCTGTAATAAGGTCAGACTTCTCGTTCCCCAAAAAACAGGATGGAAGAAGTTGCCATCACCGCCATTTCTTCAGACTGTTGAccaatggggaaaaaatcaaaaGGTCATGGCTCATGTattcaaaaaagaaagatagtttgtactgtttctgctgcaagCTCTTCTCACAGAAGACTTTTAAACTTAGCAAGGATGGCACTGATGACTGGAAAAACTGTGGTGACATActtaaaacacatgaaaacagtaaagaaCACACAAATAACATGGGAAGCTGGAGAGAACTTGAAAGTCGTTCAAAAAAGGGTCAAACAATTGACAATATTGAGATGGCCATAATACATGCTGAAAGGAGGAGATGGCGGGAAGTTCTCACCAGACTTGTGGCAATTATTAAGTCACTGGCAGAGAGAAATATTGCACTCAGGGGTTCCACAGACCAACTTAATCAGCCAAACAATGGAAATTTCCTTAAGGAAGTGGAGTTAATGGCTCAGTTTGATCCTGTGCTGAAAGAGCACATTATTAAGATTGAAGGAGGAGCCAGTCACACAACCTACCTGGGGAAGACCATTCAAAATGAACTGATTGACTGCCTTAGTGAAAGGATTTTGCATGCCATTGTAAAGGAAATCAATGAGTCCAAATATTACGCAATCATTTTAGACTGCACACCTGATGTGAGCCATGTGGAGCAATTATCAGTTATAATTCGCATTGTCTCTGTTGAAGGCACTCCACAGattaaagaacattttctgGGGTTTCTAGAGGCAGAGGAAACAACAGGAGAAGGCCTCTCAGCCCTCATTCTTAAGAAATTACTACAACTTAATATGACATG TGTGTTCCTGTGTCACCTGGGTGCCCCATGA